One Onychostoma macrolepis isolate SWU-2019 chromosome 10, ASM1243209v1, whole genome shotgun sequence genomic region harbors:
- the zgc:56235 gene encoding voltage-dependent anion-selective channel protein 2-like isoform X1: protein MAFKLLQLTVEVRSSEGGACRAASLQRSDIMAVPPAYSDLGKAAKDIFSKGYGFGIVKLDLKTKSQNGVEFNTSGSTNTDTGKAGGSLETKYKMKDLGLSLNQKWNTDNMLTTEVSVEDQLTQGLKVALDTSFVPNTGKKSGKLKTGYKHDFVNVSCDIDFEGPVVHSAAVLGYEGWLLGYQMAFDTAKSKLVQNNFALGYKAGDFQLHTNVNDGAEFGGSVYQKVSDQLETAVTLAWTSGSNNTRFGVAAKYQLDKDASLSAKVNNASLIGVGYTQSLRPGVKLTLSALIDGKNFNTGGHKVGLGFELEA, encoded by the exons ATGGCTTTTAAACTATTACAGCTCACAGTTGAGGTTCGCTCATCAGAGGGCGGTGCCTGTAGGGCCGCTTCTCTGCAGCGTTCAG ATATAATGGCTGTTCCTCCTGCATACTCAGACCTGGGAAAAGCAGCCAAGGACATTTTTAGCAAGGGTTACG gTTTTGGGATTGTTAAATTGGACCTCAAGACTAAATCTCAAAATGGAGTG GAGTTCAACACATCTGGATCCACCAACACGGACACGGGAAAAGCTGGCGGGAGTTTGGAGACCAAGTATAAGATGAAGGATCTGGGATTGAGTTTAAACCAGAAGTGGAACACGGACAACATGCTCACTACAGAAGTGTCTGTGGAAGACCAG CTCACGCAGGGGTTGAAAGTGGCCCTGGATACGTCTTTTGTACCAAACACAGG CAAGAAGAGCGGTAAACTGAAGACTGGCTACAAGCATGACTTCGTCAATGTGAGCTGCGACATTGATTTCGAGGGTCCGGTTGTGCACTCTGCAGCGGTTCTGGGATATGAAGGCTGGCTCTTGGGCTACCAGATGGCGTTTGACACAGCCAAATCCAAACTGGTGCAAAACAACTTCGCTCTGGGATACAAGGCCGGAGATTTCCAGCTTCACACCAACGT TAACGACGGAGCTGAATTCGGAGGATCTGTCTATCAGAAAGTCAGTGATCAGCTGGAGACGGCCGTCACTTTGGCCTGGACTTCAGGCAGCAACAACACGCGCTTCGGAGTTGCTGCAAAGTACCAGCTCGATAAAGATGCCTCGTTGTCT GCCAAAGTGAACAATGCCAGTCTGATTGGAGTTGGTTACACTCAGAGTCTTCGACCCG GTGTGAAACTCACTCTCTCGGCCTTGATCGACGGAAAAAACTTCAACACCGGTGGACACAAAGTAGGACTGGGTTTTGAACTGGAAGCGTAG
- the zgc:56235 gene encoding voltage-dependent anion-selective channel protein 2-like isoform X2 — MAVPPAYSDLGKAAKDIFSKGYGFGIVKLDLKTKSQNGVEFNTSGSTNTDTGKAGGSLETKYKMKDLGLSLNQKWNTDNMLTTEVSVEDQLTQGLKVALDTSFVPNTGKKSGKLKTGYKHDFVNVSCDIDFEGPVVHSAAVLGYEGWLLGYQMAFDTAKSKLVQNNFALGYKAGDFQLHTNVNDGAEFGGSVYQKVSDQLETAVTLAWTSGSNNTRFGVAAKYQLDKDASLSAKVNNASLIGVGYTQSLRPGVKLTLSALIDGKNFNTGGHKVGLGFELEA; from the exons ATGGCTGTTCCTCCTGCATACTCAGACCTGGGAAAAGCAGCCAAGGACATTTTTAGCAAGGGTTACG gTTTTGGGATTGTTAAATTGGACCTCAAGACTAAATCTCAAAATGGAGTG GAGTTCAACACATCTGGATCCACCAACACGGACACGGGAAAAGCTGGCGGGAGTTTGGAGACCAAGTATAAGATGAAGGATCTGGGATTGAGTTTAAACCAGAAGTGGAACACGGACAACATGCTCACTACAGAAGTGTCTGTGGAAGACCAG CTCACGCAGGGGTTGAAAGTGGCCCTGGATACGTCTTTTGTACCAAACACAGG CAAGAAGAGCGGTAAACTGAAGACTGGCTACAAGCATGACTTCGTCAATGTGAGCTGCGACATTGATTTCGAGGGTCCGGTTGTGCACTCTGCAGCGGTTCTGGGATATGAAGGCTGGCTCTTGGGCTACCAGATGGCGTTTGACACAGCCAAATCCAAACTGGTGCAAAACAACTTCGCTCTGGGATACAAGGCCGGAGATTTCCAGCTTCACACCAACGT TAACGACGGAGCTGAATTCGGAGGATCTGTCTATCAGAAAGTCAGTGATCAGCTGGAGACGGCCGTCACTTTGGCCTGGACTTCAGGCAGCAACAACACGCGCTTCGGAGTTGCTGCAAAGTACCAGCTCGATAAAGATGCCTCGTTGTCT GCCAAAGTGAACAATGCCAGTCTGATTGGAGTTGGTTACACTCAGAGTCTTCGACCCG GTGTGAAACTCACTCTCTCGGCCTTGATCGACGGAAAAAACTTCAACACCGGTGGACACAAAGTAGGACTGGGTTTTGAACTGGAAGCGTAG
- the tor4aa gene encoding torsin-4A isoform X1, whose translation MFPNHTPECFPKMGEQDPSERLRGDHPKETKENGTGSFSQFSSSVRTMVRIRQKYQAIKKRRLEMAVTSSQSFMSPRSTSPKVFTFENLQETINSNPSSPRKRKKKRKGRVLYPSSSLRAVPTKERSRAKNCLYLLCIILFLQVYNAIENLDDHVLKYDLDGLEKTLKREVFGQQEVAESLLGHLHDYLSTYVHNKPLVLSLHGPTGVGKSHVGRLLAQHFRSVVGDDLVMQYFVLHHCPTDDDIPQCTKSLDSHVSEMVTQAEENEKIPVFIFDEVEHMPRELLDTLQDLIHPKNNNEYLNAIYILISNLGHEDITKFVLHNSSVAVSGRLSLSQELNPWLRSYLERYHMLFLEAELLPFMLLEKSHVMDCFIDEMSREGFYPDRSHVERLAEELSYYIVGEQEFSHTGCRQVVAKVNLL comes from the exons ATGTTTCCAAACCACACACCAGAGTGCTTTCCAAAG ATGGGAGAACAAGACCCCAGTGAAAGGCTGAGAGGAGACCACCCAAAAGAGACAAAGGAAAATGGCACAGGAAGCTTCTCCCAGTTCTCCTCAAGCGTACGCACCATGGTGCGCATTCGCCAGAAGTACCAAGCCATCAAAAAACGGCGTCTTGAGATGGCAGTGACGTCGTCCCAGAGCTTCATGTCTCCACGGTCCACCAGTCCAAAGGTTTTCACTTTTGAAAATCTTCAAGAGACCATAAACTCTAACCCCTCCTCCCCGCGCAAGCggaaaaaaaagaggaaggGACGGGTTTTGTATCCGAGCAGCAGTTTGAGAGCTGTACCCACAAAAGAGAGAAGCCGTGCAAAGAACTGCCTCTACTTGTTGTGCATCATTTTATTTCTACAAGTTTACAACGCCATTGAGAACTTGGACGACCATGTGCTTAAATATGATCTAGACGGACTGGAGAAAACCCTTAAAAGGGAAGTGTTTGGCCAACAGGAAGTGGCAGAGAGTCTTCTGGGTCATTTACATGATTATTTGTCAACTTATGTACACAATAAACCTTTAGTGTTGTCGCTCCATGGACCCACTGGAGTTGGGAAGAGCCACGTTGGCCGATTACTGGCTCAACATTTCCGCTCAGTTGTTGGCGACGACTTGGTGATGCAGTACTTCGTTCTGCACCACTGCCCAACAGATGAcgatatcccacaatgcaccaaATCTCTGGACTCTCATGTCTCGGAAATGGTCACTCAGGCTGAGGAAAACGAGAAGATACCGGTCTTTATCTTTGATGAAGTGGAACATATGCCCAGGGAGTTGCTGGACACATTGCAAGACCTGATTCATCCCAAAAACAACAACGAATACTTAAACGCCATCTACATTCTCATCAGCAACCTGGGACATGAAGACATCACCAAATTCGTTCTGCACAACTCCAGCGTCGCCGTCTCAGGCCGTCTGAGCTTGAGTCAGGAGCTGAACCCTTGGTTGCGTAGCTACCTTGAAAGATACCACATGCTATTTTTGGAAGCAGAGCTCCTGCCCTTTATGCTTTTGGAGAAGAGCCATGTAATGGATTGTTTTATTGATGAGATGTCCAGGGAAGGATTCTACCCAGATCGATCCCACGTAGAAAGGCTTGCAGAAGAACTATCATACTATATAGTTGGAGAACAGGAATTTTCTCACACCGGATGCAGGCAGGTTGTGGCAAAAGTGAACCTTCTCTGA
- the tor4aa gene encoding torsin-4A isoform X2 has translation MGEQDPSERLRGDHPKETKENGTGSFSQFSSSVRTMVRIRQKYQAIKKRRLEMAVTSSQSFMSPRSTSPKVFTFENLQETINSNPSSPRKRKKKRKGRVLYPSSSLRAVPTKERSRAKNCLYLLCIILFLQVYNAIENLDDHVLKYDLDGLEKTLKREVFGQQEVAESLLGHLHDYLSTYVHNKPLVLSLHGPTGVGKSHVGRLLAQHFRSVVGDDLVMQYFVLHHCPTDDDIPQCTKSLDSHVSEMVTQAEENEKIPVFIFDEVEHMPRELLDTLQDLIHPKNNNEYLNAIYILISNLGHEDITKFVLHNSSVAVSGRLSLSQELNPWLRSYLERYHMLFLEAELLPFMLLEKSHVMDCFIDEMSREGFYPDRSHVERLAEELSYYIVGEQEFSHTGCRQVVAKVNLL, from the coding sequence ATGGGAGAACAAGACCCCAGTGAAAGGCTGAGAGGAGACCACCCAAAAGAGACAAAGGAAAATGGCACAGGAAGCTTCTCCCAGTTCTCCTCAAGCGTACGCACCATGGTGCGCATTCGCCAGAAGTACCAAGCCATCAAAAAACGGCGTCTTGAGATGGCAGTGACGTCGTCCCAGAGCTTCATGTCTCCACGGTCCACCAGTCCAAAGGTTTTCACTTTTGAAAATCTTCAAGAGACCATAAACTCTAACCCCTCCTCCCCGCGCAAGCggaaaaaaaagaggaaggGACGGGTTTTGTATCCGAGCAGCAGTTTGAGAGCTGTACCCACAAAAGAGAGAAGCCGTGCAAAGAACTGCCTCTACTTGTTGTGCATCATTTTATTTCTACAAGTTTACAACGCCATTGAGAACTTGGACGACCATGTGCTTAAATATGATCTAGACGGACTGGAGAAAACCCTTAAAAGGGAAGTGTTTGGCCAACAGGAAGTGGCAGAGAGTCTTCTGGGTCATTTACATGATTATTTGTCAACTTATGTACACAATAAACCTTTAGTGTTGTCGCTCCATGGACCCACTGGAGTTGGGAAGAGCCACGTTGGCCGATTACTGGCTCAACATTTCCGCTCAGTTGTTGGCGACGACTTGGTGATGCAGTACTTCGTTCTGCACCACTGCCCAACAGATGAcgatatcccacaatgcaccaaATCTCTGGACTCTCATGTCTCGGAAATGGTCACTCAGGCTGAGGAAAACGAGAAGATACCGGTCTTTATCTTTGATGAAGTGGAACATATGCCCAGGGAGTTGCTGGACACATTGCAAGACCTGATTCATCCCAAAAACAACAACGAATACTTAAACGCCATCTACATTCTCATCAGCAACCTGGGACATGAAGACATCACCAAATTCGTTCTGCACAACTCCAGCGTCGCCGTCTCAGGCCGTCTGAGCTTGAGTCAGGAGCTGAACCCTTGGTTGCGTAGCTACCTTGAAAGATACCACATGCTATTTTTGGAAGCAGAGCTCCTGCCCTTTATGCTTTTGGAGAAGAGCCATGTAATGGATTGTTTTATTGATGAGATGTCCAGGGAAGGATTCTACCCAGATCGATCCCACGTAGAAAGGCTTGCAGAAGAACTATCATACTATATAGTTGGAGAACAGGAATTTTCTCACACCGGATGCAGGCAGGTTGTGGCAAAAGTGAACCTTCTCTGA
- the brap gene encoding BRCA1-associated protein: MSVSLVVIRLELADQSDSPHGFQYCAVSEMSEDEMREKALASARATLGGKTELERSVILHQHLGSRVMSDMVIETFQPNAGAEDTKEDLKSTADVNGEDKDQTDASVTPDSPSKQLPDQISFFSGNPSVEIVHGIMHLYKTNKMTSLTEDVRRSAMLCILTVPTTMTSHDLMKFVAPFNDVMEHMKIIRDSMPNQYMVLVKFRSQADADSFYTTCNGRQFNSIEDAVCQLVYVERAEVIKSEEGASLPVMDLTELPKCTVCLERMDESVNGVLTTLCNHSFHSQCLQRWEDASCPVCRYCQTPEPVEENKCFECGVQENLWICLICGHIGCGRYVSRHAYKHFEETQHTYAMQLTNHRVWDYAGDNYVHRLVACKTDGKMVQYECEGDTCQDEKIDALQLEYSYLLTSQLESQRIYWENKIVHLEKDTAEEITNMKAKFKETIDKCDSLERKLNELIKEKQSIEKKCSQLNTKVVKLSQELREEQEMNRCLRANQTQLQAQLQEEERRAHEAGANKDGQIAELQEQLRDVMFYLETQQQIDRMPADTRQEIQEGQINIAAAPAAPQPGPSAHGTGKLSGRKGRSKRGK, translated from the exons ATGAGTGTTTCTCTGGTTGTGATCAGACTCGAGCTCGCTGATCAGTCTGATTCCCCGCACGGCTTTCAGTACTGCGCCG TTTCAGAGATGTCAGAGGACGAGATGAGAGAGAAAGCGCTGGCCTCTGCCAGAGCGACGCTGGGTGGTAAAACGGAGCTGGAGCGATCGGTCATTCTGCACCAGCACCTGGGCAGCCGCGTCATGAGCGACATGGTGATCGAGACCTTCCAGCCCAACGCAG GAGCTGAGGACACTAAAGAAGATCTGAAGTCCACAGCTGATGTAAACGGAGAAGACAAAGATCAAACGGACGCGAGTGTGACTCCAGACTCTCCCTCCAAACAGCTGCCAGATCAGATCTCATTCTTCAGCGGAAACCCGTCAGTGGAGATCGTCCACGGCATCATGCACCTCTACAAAACTAA TAAGATGACGTCGCTCACAGAGGACGTGCGGCGCAGTGCGATGCTGTGCATCCTCACTGTACCCACCACCATGACCAGCCACGACCTCATGAAGTTTGTGGCTCCCTTCAATGACGTCATGGAGCACATGAAGATCATCCGGGACTCCATGCCCAACCAGTACATGGTGCTAGTCAAGTTCAGGAGTCAG gCTGATGCCGACAGCTTCTACACAACATGTAACGGCCGTCAGTTCAACTCCATTGAGGATGCTGTCTGCCAGTTAGTCTATGTGGAGAGAGCGGAAGTCATCAAATCTGAGGAG GGGGCCAGTTTACCTGTGATGGATCTGACTGAGCTGCCCAAGTGCACCGTGTGTTTGGAGCGCATGGACGAGTCCGTCAACGGCGTGTTGACCACCCTGTGCAACCACAGCTTTCACAGCCAGTGTCTGCAGAGATGGGAGGATGCATC GTGTCCTGTGTGTAGATACTGTCAGACTCCTGAACCAGTGGAGGAGAACAAGTGTTTTGAGTGTGGAGTCCAAGAG AATCTGTGGATCTGTCTCATCTGCGGTCACATCGGCTGCGGACGCTACGTTAGTCGTCATGCCTACAAGCACTTTGAGGAAACGCAGCACACTTACGCCATGCAGCTGACCAATCACAGGGTCTGGGACTACGCTGGAG ATAACTACGTTCATCGGCTTGTTGCCTGTAAAACCGACGGGAAGATGGTGCAGTACGAGTGTGAGGGCGACACGTGTCAGGATGAGAAGATCGATGCGCTGCAGCTCgag tattcatatttattaaccAGTCAGCTGGAGTCTCAGCGCATTTACTGGGAGAATAAAATAGTTCATCTGGAGAAAGACACAGCGGAGGAG ATCACCAACATGAAGGCCAAATTCAAGGAGACGATTGACAAGTGTGACAGTTTGGAGCGGAAACTAAATGAACTCATCAAAGAAAAACAATCCATTGAAAAGAA ATGTTCACAGCTGAACACCAAAGTGGTGAAGCTCAGTCAAGAGCTGCGGGAGGAGCAGGAGATGAACCGATGCCTGCGAGCCAATCAGACGCAGCTCCAGGCGCAGctgcaggaggaggagaggagggcTCACGAGGCGGGGGCCAATAAAGACGGCCAGATCGCCGAGCTGCAGGAGCAGCTGCGAGACGTCATGTTCTACCTGGAGACGCAGCAGCAGATCGACCGCATGCCGGCAGACACCCGGCAAGAAATCCAAGAGGGTCAGATCAACATTGCTGCGGCCCCTGCCGCCCCGCAGCCCGGGCCCTCGGCCCACGGCACCGGCAAACTGAGCGGCCGCAAGGGACGATCCAAGAGGGGAAAGTAG